A stretch of Cicer arietinum cultivar CDC Frontier isolate Library 1 chromosome 5, Cicar.CDCFrontier_v2.0, whole genome shotgun sequence DNA encodes these proteins:
- the LOC101509413 gene encoding MADS-box protein SVP-like isoform X4, with translation MMKMKRKKITIKKIDDKTARQVTFSKRRKGLFKKAEELSVLCDAEVGLIVFSSTGKLFDYCSTSMKDTITRYNAQDHGINKLNTPSQELQLEASNRIKLDKEIADRTQQLKQMKGDDIEALNLNELQLLEKTLHIGFNRVIETKEKRIMSEISDLQKMVEVRQMISMMSKTRCPSLIDSKIGIQEERVSLDSISCASDPLFEDDYSDTSLKLGLPFSNRRC, from the exons ATG ATGaaaatgaagaggaagaagataaCTATAAAGAAAATCGACGACAAAACGGCGAGGCAGGTAACATTTTCTAAGAGAAGGAAAGGGCTATTCAAGAAAGCTGAAGAGCTTTCAGTGCTATGTGATGCTGAGGTTGGACTCATTGTTTTCTCATCTACTGGGAAGCTCTTTGATTATTGCAGCACCAG TATGAAGGACACAATTACAAGGTATAATGCGCAGGACCATGGCATCAACAAATTGAACACACCATCTCAAGAATTACAG CTAGAGGCTAGCAACCGGATCAAATTGGACAAGGAAATTGCAGATAGAACCCAACAACTAAA GCAGATGAAAGGTGATGATATTGAAGCACTAAATCTAAATGAGTTGCAGCTGCTGGAGAAAACACTTCATATAGGATTTAACCGCGTGATTGAGACAAAG GAAAAGCGGATTATGAGTGAGATTTCTGATCTTCAGAAAATG GTTGAAGTAAGACAAATGATATCCATGATGAGCAAAACACGTTGTCCTTCTCTAATAGACTCAAAAATTGGAATACAAGAAGAACGGGTTTCATTGGATTCTATTAGTTGTGCCAGTGACCCTCTTTTTGAGGACGATTACTCAGACACATCTCTTAAGTTAGG GTTACCCTTCTCTAACCGAAGATGTTAA
- the LOC101509413 gene encoding MADS-box protein AGL24-like isoform X1, whose protein sequence is MMKMKRKKITIKKIDDKTARQVTFSKRRKGLFKKAEELSVLCDAEVGLIVFSSTGKLFDYCSTSMKDTITRYNAQDHGINKLNTPSQELQLEASNRIKLDKEIADRTQQLKQMKGDDIEALNLNELQLLEKTLHIGFNRVIETKEKRIMSEISDLQKMETVLKEENKLLKHKVRNKVEVRQMISMMSKTRCPSLIDSKIGIQEERVSLDSISCASDPLFEDDYSDTSLKLGLPFSNRRC, encoded by the exons ATG ATGaaaatgaagaggaagaagataaCTATAAAGAAAATCGACGACAAAACGGCGAGGCAGGTAACATTTTCTAAGAGAAGGAAAGGGCTATTCAAGAAAGCTGAAGAGCTTTCAGTGCTATGTGATGCTGAGGTTGGACTCATTGTTTTCTCATCTACTGGGAAGCTCTTTGATTATTGCAGCACCAG TATGAAGGACACAATTACAAGGTATAATGCGCAGGACCATGGCATCAACAAATTGAACACACCATCTCAAGAATTACAG CTAGAGGCTAGCAACCGGATCAAATTGGACAAGGAAATTGCAGATAGAACCCAACAACTAAA GCAGATGAAAGGTGATGATATTGAAGCACTAAATCTAAATGAGTTGCAGCTGCTGGAGAAAACACTTCATATAGGATTTAACCGCGTGATTGAGACAAAG GAAAAGCGGATTATGAGTGAGATTTCTGATCTTCAGAAAATG GAAACGGTgttgaaagaagaaaacaagCTCTTAAAGCACAAGGTgagaaataaa GTTGAAGTAAGACAAATGATATCCATGATGAGCAAAACACGTTGTCCTTCTCTAATAGACTCAAAAATTGGAATACAAGAAGAACGGGTTTCATTGGATTCTATTAGTTGTGCCAGTGACCCTCTTTTTGAGGACGATTACTCAGACACATCTCTTAAGTTAGG GTTACCCTTCTCTAACCGAAGATGTTAA
- the LOC101509413 gene encoding MADS-box protein AGL24-like isoform X3, which translates to MMKMKRKKITIKKIDDKTARQVTFSKRRKGLFKKAEELSVLCDAEVGLIVFSSTGKLFDYCSTSMKDTITRYNAQDHGINKLNTPSQELQLEASNRIKLDKEIADRTQQLKQMKGDDIEALNLNELQLLEKTLHIGFNRVIETKEKRIMSEISDLQKMETVLKEENKLLKHKVEVRQMISMMSKTRCPSLIDSKIGIQEERVSLDSISCASDPLFEDDYSDTSLKLGLPFSNRRC; encoded by the exons ATG ATGaaaatgaagaggaagaagataaCTATAAAGAAAATCGACGACAAAACGGCGAGGCAGGTAACATTTTCTAAGAGAAGGAAAGGGCTATTCAAGAAAGCTGAAGAGCTTTCAGTGCTATGTGATGCTGAGGTTGGACTCATTGTTTTCTCATCTACTGGGAAGCTCTTTGATTATTGCAGCACCAG TATGAAGGACACAATTACAAGGTATAATGCGCAGGACCATGGCATCAACAAATTGAACACACCATCTCAAGAATTACAG CTAGAGGCTAGCAACCGGATCAAATTGGACAAGGAAATTGCAGATAGAACCCAACAACTAAA GCAGATGAAAGGTGATGATATTGAAGCACTAAATCTAAATGAGTTGCAGCTGCTGGAGAAAACACTTCATATAGGATTTAACCGCGTGATTGAGACAAAG GAAAAGCGGATTATGAGTGAGATTTCTGATCTTCAGAAAATG GAAACGGTgttgaaagaagaaaacaagCTCTTAAAGCACAAG GTTGAAGTAAGACAAATGATATCCATGATGAGCAAAACACGTTGTCCTTCTCTAATAGACTCAAAAATTGGAATACAAGAAGAACGGGTTTCATTGGATTCTATTAGTTGTGCCAGTGACCCTCTTTTTGAGGACGATTACTCAGACACATCTCTTAAGTTAGG GTTACCCTTCTCTAACCGAAGATGTTAA
- the LOC101509413 gene encoding MADS-box protein AGL24-like isoform X2, whose product MKMKRKKITIKKIDDKTARQVTFSKRRKGLFKKAEELSVLCDAEVGLIVFSSTGKLFDYCSTSMKDTITRYNAQDHGINKLNTPSQELQLEASNRIKLDKEIADRTQQLKQMKGDDIEALNLNELQLLEKTLHIGFNRVIETKEKRIMSEISDLQKMETVLKEENKLLKHKVRNKVEVRQMISMMSKTRCPSLIDSKIGIQEERVSLDSISCASDPLFEDDYSDTSLKLGLPFSNRRC is encoded by the exons ATGaaaatgaagaggaagaagataaCTATAAAGAAAATCGACGACAAAACGGCGAGGCAGGTAACATTTTCTAAGAGAAGGAAAGGGCTATTCAAGAAAGCTGAAGAGCTTTCAGTGCTATGTGATGCTGAGGTTGGACTCATTGTTTTCTCATCTACTGGGAAGCTCTTTGATTATTGCAGCACCAG TATGAAGGACACAATTACAAGGTATAATGCGCAGGACCATGGCATCAACAAATTGAACACACCATCTCAAGAATTACAG CTAGAGGCTAGCAACCGGATCAAATTGGACAAGGAAATTGCAGATAGAACCCAACAACTAAA GCAGATGAAAGGTGATGATATTGAAGCACTAAATCTAAATGAGTTGCAGCTGCTGGAGAAAACACTTCATATAGGATTTAACCGCGTGATTGAGACAAAG GAAAAGCGGATTATGAGTGAGATTTCTGATCTTCAGAAAATG GAAACGGTgttgaaagaagaaaacaagCTCTTAAAGCACAAGGTgagaaataaa GTTGAAGTAAGACAAATGATATCCATGATGAGCAAAACACGTTGTCCTTCTCTAATAGACTCAAAAATTGGAATACAAGAAGAACGGGTTTCATTGGATTCTATTAGTTGTGCCAGTGACCCTCTTTTTGAGGACGATTACTCAGACACATCTCTTAAGTTAGG GTTACCCTTCTCTAACCGAAGATGTTAA